In Streptomyces sp. NBC_01717, one DNA window encodes the following:
- a CDS encoding SDR family NAD(P)-dependent oxidoreductase, whose product MLIDLTGKTALVTGSTQGIGFAIAAGLAQAGARVAVNGRRPQSVDDAIEKLRQETDCDSFIAAPGDVTTEDGARQVTDAAPDVAVLVNNLGIFGATPALEISDEAWRQYFDVNVLSAVRMIRAYLPAMKDRSWGRVLNVASDSAVVTPVEMIHYGVSKTALLAVTRGFAKDAAGTGVTVNSIIAGPTHTRGVEDFVYQLVDPGLPWDEAQREFMVKHRPQSLLQRLIEPEEIANMAVYLSSDLASATTGGAVRADGGYVDSILP is encoded by the coding sequence GGCAAGACCGCGCTCGTCACCGGATCCACGCAAGGTATCGGTTTTGCCATTGCCGCGGGGCTGGCCCAGGCCGGCGCCCGCGTAGCCGTCAACGGACGCCGCCCGCAGTCCGTGGACGATGCCATCGAGAAACTGCGGCAGGAGACGGACTGCGACTCCTTCATCGCCGCGCCCGGAGACGTCACCACCGAGGACGGCGCCCGGCAGGTCACCGACGCAGCCCCGGACGTCGCCGTCCTTGTCAACAATCTGGGCATCTTCGGGGCGACCCCTGCCCTGGAGATCAGCGACGAGGCGTGGCGTCAGTACTTCGACGTGAACGTTCTTTCCGCAGTCCGGATGATCCGTGCCTATCTCCCCGCCATGAAGGACCGCTCCTGGGGGCGTGTCCTGAACGTCGCAAGCGATTCGGCCGTGGTCACCCCGGTGGAGATGATCCACTACGGCGTGTCGAAGACGGCTCTGCTCGCTGTCACGCGGGGTTTCGCCAAGGACGCCGCCGGTACCGGAGTCACCGTCAATTCGATCATCGCCGGGCCGACTCACACCCGTGGCGTCGAGGATTTTGTGTACCAACTCGTCGACCCCGGTCTTCCCTGGGACGAAGCGCAGCGGGAGTTCATGGTCAAGCACCGGCCGCAGTCACTCCTGCAGAGACTGATCGAGCCGGAAGAGATTGCAAACATGGCCGTATATCTCAGCTCGGACCTCGCCTCCGCGACGACCGGCGGGGCGGTGCGCGCGGACGGTGGATACGTCGACTCCATCCTCCCCTGA